The Nocardioides conyzicola genome has a segment encoding these proteins:
- a CDS encoding potassium transporter Kup — protein sequence MSTHPESTRSPARAALTVGALGVVFGDIGTSPIYTIQTVFNPDDPHPVDTVTDHVYGVVSLIFWSVTIIVTIKYVLLVLRADNDGEGGVLSLITLIRRRAFGGSARTKMALAALGIFGASLFFGDSIITPAISVLSAVEGIKLVEPSFSPYVVPITAIIIVLLFAAQRFGTERVGRLFGPVMILWFTAIGACGIGGIVREPRVLEALLPTHAVEFLVGDFTTAFFALAAVVLAVTGAEALYADLGHFGRGPIARAWLLLVFPACILSYLGQGALIIDDPKGAIASPFFLLVPDPLLVPMVVLATVATVIASQAVITGAFSVARQAVQLGYLPRLRITHTSAEQQGQIYVPWINWVLMFSVLILVLAFESSAALAYAYGMTVTGTITITTILFFYVARQRWGTPLWLVVLGATAFLSVELLFLAANLTKIAHGAWLPLLISIAVFTVLTTWQRGRELVTRQREDDEGSLREFVERIHDAEPPLPRSPGTAVFLNRGKNTTPLAMRANVEHNRILHEHVVILSIETMPVPYVDHDERIEIDDLGYADDGVVHVNARYGYMETPDVPALLLLAKQSSPELTAEPEDTSYFLSTIELRVGDGPGMPRWRKQLFVSTSTITADAADYFNLPRDRTVIMGSQIIV from the coding sequence ATGAGCACCCATCCCGAGAGCACGCGCAGTCCTGCCCGGGCAGCCCTGACGGTCGGTGCGCTCGGCGTGGTGTTCGGCGACATCGGCACCAGCCCGATCTACACGATCCAGACGGTCTTCAATCCCGACGACCCGCACCCGGTCGACACTGTGACCGACCACGTCTACGGCGTCGTGTCCCTGATCTTCTGGTCGGTGACGATCATCGTCACGATCAAGTACGTGCTGCTGGTCCTGCGCGCGGACAACGACGGCGAGGGCGGGGTGCTCTCGCTGATCACCCTGATCCGGCGGCGCGCCTTCGGCGGCTCCGCGCGCACCAAGATGGCCCTGGCGGCGCTCGGGATCTTCGGCGCCTCCCTCTTCTTCGGCGACAGCATCATCACGCCCGCGATCTCCGTCCTCTCAGCCGTCGAGGGCATCAAGCTCGTCGAGCCGTCCTTCTCGCCGTACGTCGTGCCGATCACGGCGATCATCATCGTGCTGCTGTTCGCGGCACAGAGGTTCGGCACCGAGCGGGTGGGACGCCTCTTCGGACCGGTCATGATCCTGTGGTTCACGGCGATCGGCGCGTGCGGCATCGGCGGGATCGTCCGCGAGCCCCGGGTCCTGGAGGCGCTCCTCCCCACGCACGCCGTCGAGTTCCTGGTCGGCGACTTCACCACCGCGTTCTTCGCCCTGGCCGCCGTCGTGCTGGCCGTCACCGGCGCCGAGGCGTTGTACGCCGACCTCGGCCACTTCGGGCGCGGCCCCATCGCGCGGGCCTGGCTGCTGCTGGTCTTCCCCGCCTGCATCCTGAGCTACCTCGGCCAGGGCGCCCTGATCATCGACGACCCGAAGGGCGCGATCGCGAGCCCGTTCTTCCTGCTCGTGCCCGACCCGCTCCTGGTGCCGATGGTCGTGCTCGCCACCGTCGCGACCGTGATCGCGTCCCAGGCCGTGATCACCGGTGCGTTCTCCGTCGCCCGCCAGGCCGTGCAGCTGGGCTACCTGCCGCGGCTGCGGATCACCCACACCTCGGCCGAGCAGCAGGGGCAGATCTACGTGCCCTGGATCAACTGGGTGCTGATGTTCTCGGTGCTCATCCTGGTCCTGGCGTTCGAGAGCTCGGCCGCGCTCGCGTACGCCTACGGCATGACGGTCACCGGCACCATCACGATCACGACGATCCTCTTCTTCTACGTCGCCCGGCAGCGCTGGGGCACCCCGCTCTGGCTCGTCGTGCTCGGCGCCACCGCCTTCCTGAGCGTGGAGCTGCTCTTCCTCGCCGCCAACCTCACCAAGATCGCCCACGGCGCCTGGCTGCCCCTGCTGATCTCGATCGCGGTCTTCACCGTGCTCACCACCTGGCAGCGCGGCCGCGAGCTCGTCACCCGCCAGCGGGAGGACGACGAGGGATCACTGCGCGAGTTCGTCGAGCGGATCCACGACGCCGAGCCGCCGCTGCCCCGCTCGCCCGGCACCGCGGTCTTCCTCAACCGTGGCAAGAACACGACCCCGCTGGCGATGCGGGCCAACGTCGAGCACAACCGGATCCTGCACGAGCACGTGGTCATCCTCTCGATCGAGACGATGCCGGTGCCGTACGTCGACCACGACGAGCGGATCGAGATCGACGACCTGGGGTACGCCGACGACGGGGTCGTCCACGTCAACGCCCGCTACGGCTACATGGAGACGCCCGACGTCCCCGCTCTGCTCCTGCTGGCCAAGCAGTCCAGCCCCGAGCTGACCGCGGAGCCCGAGGACACGTCGTACTTCCTGTCGACGATCGAGCTCCGCGTGGGCGACGGGCCCGGCATGCCGCGGTGGCGCAAGCAGCTCTTCGTCTCGACGTCCACGATCACCGCCGACGCGGCCGACTACTTCAACCTGCCCCGCGACCGCACCGTGATCATGGGCTCGCAGATCATCGTCTGA
- the corA gene encoding magnesium/cobalt transporter CorA, which yields MTPRRRRRFDSGLLVLPTDPIDARNRDRLGEPGPHSLVDSAVYVAGERVGAPKTLAETYAELSAHEHAVAWIGLYRPDARELTSLAAEFGLHDLAIEDAVLAHQRPKLERYGDTLFVVLRPARYVDSEEEVEFGEVHLFVGRNFVVTVRHSEAPDLGAVRRRLEGDHELLALGAEAILYAILDSVVDGYAPVVAGLENDIDEIETEIFTGDPKVSRRIYELTREVIEFQRATRPLVAMLHALTAGFAKYGTDEELQRYLRDVADHVTQVIEQVDGFRQLLSELLTVNATLVAQAQNEEMKNLALASNVQNDEVKRISAWAAIFFAPTLIAAVYGMNFQHMPELGWQHGYAFALALMVGICVALYVAFRRRDWL from the coding sequence ATGACGCCCCGTCGCCGTCGCCGCTTCGACTCAGGTCTCCTGGTCCTGCCGACCGACCCCATCGACGCGCGCAACCGCGACCGCCTGGGCGAGCCCGGGCCGCACAGCCTCGTCGACAGTGCGGTCTACGTCGCGGGGGAACGCGTCGGTGCGCCGAAGACCCTGGCCGAGACGTACGCCGAGCTCTCCGCCCACGAGCACGCGGTCGCGTGGATCGGCCTCTACCGACCGGACGCGCGCGAGCTCACGTCGCTGGCGGCCGAGTTCGGGCTGCACGACCTCGCCATCGAGGACGCCGTGCTCGCGCACCAGCGACCCAAGCTCGAGAGGTACGGCGACACGCTCTTCGTCGTGCTGCGGCCGGCGCGCTACGTCGACTCGGAGGAGGAGGTCGAGTTCGGGGAGGTGCACCTCTTCGTCGGCCGCAACTTCGTGGTCACGGTCCGGCACAGCGAGGCACCCGACCTCGGCGCCGTCCGCCGCCGGCTCGAGGGCGACCACGAGCTGCTCGCGCTCGGCGCGGAGGCGATCCTCTACGCGATCCTCGACAGCGTCGTCGACGGCTACGCCCCGGTCGTCGCCGGTCTCGAGAACGACATCGACGAGATCGAGACCGAGATCTTCACCGGCGACCCCAAGGTCTCCCGCCGCATCTACGAGCTGACCCGCGAGGTGATCGAGTTCCAGCGCGCGACCCGCCCGCTGGTGGCGATGCTGCACGCGCTGACGGCCGGCTTCGCCAAGTACGGCACCGACGAGGAGCTCCAGCGCTACCTGCGCGACGTCGCCGACCACGTCACCCAGGTGATCGAGCAGGTCGACGGCTTCCGGCAGCTGCTCAGCGAGCTGCTGACCGTCAACGCGACCCTCGTCGCCCAGGCGCAGAACGAGGAGATGAAGAACCTCGCGCTCGCCAGCAACGTCCAGAACGACGAGGTGAAGCGGATCTCTGCCTGGGCGGCGATCTTCTTCGCGCCGACCCTGATCGCGGCCGTCTACGGCATGAACTTCCAGCACATGCCCGAGCTCGGCTGGCAGCACGGGTACGCCTTCGCGCTCGCGCTGATGGTCGGGATCTGCGTCGCGTTGTACGTCGCCTTCCGCCGCCGCGACTGGCTCTGA
- a CDS encoding pyridoxamine 5'-phosphate oxidase family protein translates to MSTSNGFTWIDGTLVDLAPDECERLLGTHAVGRIAWNGPAAPTVLPVNFIVADSEIWFRTTARSSLSREIDDLPVTFQVDEVDEFTRSGWSVQVHGTAHIVYDAARLPRTWPGIETWPAGAHALHVVIEQREITGRRLLPS, encoded by the coding sequence ATGAGCACGAGCAACGGCTTCACGTGGATCGACGGCACCCTGGTCGACCTCGCGCCCGACGAGTGCGAACGGCTCCTCGGCACCCACGCCGTCGGCCGGATCGCGTGGAACGGCCCGGCCGCACCGACCGTGCTGCCGGTCAACTTCATCGTCGCGGACTCGGAGATCTGGTTCCGGACCACCGCGCGGTCGTCGCTGTCGCGCGAGATCGACGACCTGCCCGTGACCTTCCAGGTCGACGAGGTCGACGAGTTCACCCGCTCCGGGTGGAGCGTGCAGGTCCACGGCACCGCGCACATCGTGTACGACGCCGCGCGGCTCCCCCGCACCTGGCCGGGCATCGAGACCTGGCCGGCGGGAGCACACGCGCTGCACGTGGTGATCGAGCAGCGCGAGATCACCGGCCGCCGGCTGCTCCCCAGCTGA
- a CDS encoding heme-degrading domain-containing protein translates to MTDHTLLDELIAQEQRLVFDAFNEAVAWDVGVALREAAAAARLPVAISVRRNGQRLFHAALPGASADNDGWLDRKCAVVDRYGCSSLRVGEQFRVAGKSFDTDSRLDPTLYAAHGGAFPVLLRDTGCIGTIAVSGLPQLDDHRLVVEALEQLLHGGAA, encoded by the coding sequence ATGACCGACCACACCCTGCTCGACGAGCTGATCGCCCAGGAGCAGCGCCTGGTGTTCGACGCCTTCAACGAGGCCGTCGCCTGGGACGTCGGCGTCGCCCTGCGCGAGGCCGCGGCCGCCGCCCGGCTGCCGGTGGCGATCTCGGTGCGCCGCAACGGGCAGCGGCTCTTCCACGCCGCGCTCCCCGGCGCCTCGGCCGACAACGACGGGTGGCTGGACCGCAAGTGCGCGGTCGTGGACCGCTACGGCTGCTCGTCCCTGCGTGTCGGGGAGCAGTTCCGGGTCGCGGGCAAGTCCTTCGACACCGACTCCCGCCTGGACCCGACCCTCTATGCCGCGCACGGCGGGGCGTTCCCGGTGCTGCTGCGCGACACCGGCTGCATCGGCACGATCGCCGTCTCGGGCCTCCCCCAGCTCGACGACCACCGGCTGGTCGTCGAGGCGCTCGAGCAGCTCCTGCACGGCGGCGCCGCCTGA
- a CDS encoding ferredoxin, with the protein MRLEVDWTRCDGHGLCARLLAERVELDEWGYPVVADPDVAPTLERHARRAVAACPRLALRLT; encoded by the coding sequence ATGAGGCTCGAGGTCGACTGGACCCGTTGCGACGGGCACGGACTGTGCGCCCGACTGCTCGCCGAGCGCGTCGAGCTCGACGAGTGGGGCTACCCGGTCGTCGCCGACCCTGACGTCGCCCCGACGCTCGAGCGGCATGCCCGCCGCGCCGTCGCGGCCTGCCCGCGGCTCGCCCTCCGGCTGACCTGA
- a CDS encoding NADH-ubiquinone oxidoreductase-F iron-sulfur binding region domain-containing protein yields the protein MTVLDTRPVPTAYGTARLLAGVTSGRTAGVARHRAHHGEQRFHDQATLAGLADSVRLLGRGGAAFPVGVKLRAMPSGAAVQVLVNGSESEPASMKDRTLMRLAPHLVLDGALLVARALGTHHVTVVVHDAASAAALRSAQAERRDAAGVRILHADGGFISGEVRAAIRGLSGGPAVPPGRRVLPHVHGVDGDPTFASNVETFAQLALVASLGADRFAEVGSPDEPGTTLLTLVGDVPHPGVVEVPTGLPISALLPDQDVRPRPVLVGGYHGSWVTDIRDLRLDRPALRAAGLPLNAGVVARLSPDTCALGEVAAVASWLAGQSAGQCGPCFFGLPTVARDVHSLLRGDDPGAELARRVAQLPGRGACAHPDGSAMFVRTALTALADEVEAHRRHGTCGRPWRGELPS from the coding sequence ATGACCGTGCTCGACACCCGCCCCGTTCCCACGGCGTACGGGACCGCCCGGCTCCTGGCCGGCGTCACCTCGGGTCGGACCGCCGGCGTCGCCCGGCACCGGGCGCACCACGGAGAGCAGCGCTTCCACGACCAGGCCACGCTGGCGGGCCTCGCCGACAGCGTGCGGCTGCTCGGTCGTGGGGGCGCCGCGTTCCCGGTGGGCGTCAAGCTGCGCGCGATGCCGTCCGGCGCCGCGGTCCAGGTGCTGGTCAACGGGTCCGAGAGCGAGCCGGCGAGCATGAAGGACCGCACGCTGATGCGCCTCGCCCCGCACCTCGTCCTCGACGGCGCCCTGCTCGTCGCCCGCGCCCTCGGCACCCACCACGTCACGGTCGTCGTCCACGACGCCGCGTCCGCGGCTGCGCTCAGGTCGGCCCAGGCGGAGCGGCGCGACGCCGCAGGGGTGCGGATCCTGCACGCCGACGGCGGGTTCATCTCGGGCGAGGTCCGGGCCGCGATCCGGGGGCTCAGCGGCGGGCCGGCGGTCCCGCCCGGGCGTCGGGTGCTGCCGCACGTGCACGGCGTCGACGGCGATCCGACGTTCGCGTCCAACGTCGAGACGTTCGCCCAGCTCGCGCTGGTCGCCTCGCTCGGCGCCGATCGGTTCGCCGAGGTCGGCTCGCCCGACGAGCCCGGGACGACGCTGCTGACGCTGGTGGGCGACGTCCCGCACCCGGGTGTCGTCGAGGTCCCGACCGGGCTGCCGATCTCGGCGCTGCTGCCGGACCAGGACGTGCGTCCCCGCCCGGTCCTCGTGGGCGGCTACCACGGCAGCTGGGTCACCGACATACGCGACCTCCGACTGGATCGGCCGGCGCTCCGGGCTGCGGGACTGCCGCTGAACGCAGGCGTCGTCGCGAGGTTGTCTCCTGACACCTGCGCGCTCGGTGAGGTGGCCGCCGTGGCCTCGTGGCTGGCCGGCCAGTCCGCCGGTCAGTGCGGCCCGTGCTTCTTCGGTCTCCCCACCGTCGCCCGCGACGTGCACTCGCTGCTGCGGGGCGACGATCCGGGTGCCGAGCTCGCCCGACGGGTCGCGCAGCTCCCCGGACGGGGAGCCTGCGCCCACCCCGACGGCTCCGCCATGTTCGTGCGTACGGCGTTGACCGCCCTCGCCGACGAGGTCGAGGCCCATCGACGGCACGGGACGTGCGGACGTCCGTGGCGAGGGGAGCTGCCGTCATGA
- a CDS encoding FAD:protein FMN transferase produces the protein MSPTTTWRDWSCRVRVTLAAGSDADLEASARIVRDLMDDVAIAVSRFRDDSDLTRVNARAGALIPVSALTVQLVEVALDAARRTDGAVDPTVGGHLLDAGYTDDIDAVRSRPRRGVAVPGMAASWAAVAVHRDLRLVGIPVGLRLDLGATAKAWTADEAARRVHTRLGVPALVEIGGDLSVAGPVPQPWRIDVAEVAGDPAYRVEVTHGGLATSSVLARAWTSDRGPEHHVIDPRTSRPARGSVRTATVWAPTAVEANTWSTAAIVWGDSAEARLLEAGVDARLVDADGRSTLLGAWPADERVTA, from the coding sequence ATGAGCCCGACCACCACGTGGCGGGACTGGTCCTGCCGGGTGCGGGTGACCCTGGCCGCGGGCTCCGACGCCGACCTCGAGGCGTCCGCGCGCATCGTGCGGGACCTGATGGACGACGTCGCGATCGCGGTCAGCCGCTTCCGCGACGACTCCGACCTCACCCGGGTCAACGCGCGAGCGGGAGCCCTCATCCCGGTCAGCGCCCTGACGGTCCAGCTCGTCGAGGTGGCGCTCGACGCCGCTCGGCGGACGGACGGCGCCGTGGACCCGACCGTCGGCGGGCACCTGCTCGACGCCGGCTACACCGACGACATCGACGCCGTGCGGTCGCGTCCCCGGCGCGGGGTCGCGGTGCCGGGCATGGCGGCCAGCTGGGCGGCGGTCGCGGTGCACCGCGACCTGCGGCTGGTCGGGATCCCGGTCGGCCTGCGTCTCGACCTCGGCGCGACCGCCAAGGCCTGGACCGCCGACGAAGCGGCCCGCCGGGTGCACACACGCCTCGGCGTCCCGGCGCTGGTCGAGATCGGCGGCGACCTCTCGGTCGCCGGCCCGGTGCCCCAGCCGTGGCGCATCGACGTCGCCGAGGTCGCGGGCGACCCGGCGTACCGGGTCGAGGTCACCCACGGCGGCCTGGCGACCTCGTCGGTCCTCGCCCGCGCCTGGACCTCGGACCGTGGCCCCGAGCACCACGTGATCGACCCTCGCACCTCCCGTCCGGCTCGTGGATCGGTGCGGACCGCGACCGTCTGGGCGCCGACCGCCGTCGAGGCCAACACGTGGAGCACCGCCGCGATCGTCTGGGGCGACTCGGCCGAGGCCCGACTGCTCGAGGCCGGGGTCGACGCCCGGCTCGTCGACGCCGACGGCCGCTCGACGCTGCTCGGTGCGTGGCCGGCCGACGAGCGGGTGACGGCATGA
- a CDS encoding HAMP domain-containing sensor histidine kinase, translated as MSLRARILALTVGVAATVLVLFAVPFLLLIHQAAAEQARDSATDVAQGVADYISTGDVDADALGDYVDRVNDRDDSYPVQVVLADGTSLGPSVPGLDESDPDGDGRRGGTGDGDDDNDADNRYGDLRPTTRAQTRPVGGGSLVVIQVSSTAGPVTVAVFASDSEVRRQVEQKALVLGGAGLVLLLAAAGAGELVARRLVRHLTAAARTADRLGEGDLTARVRDEGPEEVRRVGAALNRLAGRIDELLAAERETVADLSHRLRTPLTAVRLDVESLPDTDDKAELEAHLAQLERTLTAVIHAARRPQREGAAPHCDASAVARDRFEFWAPLAEDQGRGVTLSLAAGPVEVRCAEADLAAALDALLENAVAHTAEGTAIAVVLAVGADGTVSLDVRDRGPGIPPSAVGRGRSDRGSTGLGLDIARSCAEASGGSLELATTDGWSVVRLVLGRP; from the coding sequence ATGAGCCTGCGCGCCCGGATCCTCGCGCTGACGGTGGGCGTGGCCGCCACGGTCCTGGTCCTCTTCGCCGTCCCGTTCCTGCTGCTGATCCACCAGGCCGCGGCCGAGCAGGCACGCGACAGCGCGACCGACGTTGCCCAGGGGGTCGCCGACTACATCAGCACGGGTGACGTCGATGCCGACGCGCTGGGCGACTACGTCGACCGCGTCAACGACCGCGACGACTCCTACCCGGTCCAGGTGGTGCTGGCCGACGGCACCAGCCTCGGCCCCTCGGTGCCCGGGCTCGACGAGTCCGACCCGGACGGCGACGGGAGGCGCGGCGGCACCGGCGATGGCGACGACGACAACGACGCGGACAACAGGTACGGCGACCTGCGCCCCACCACCCGGGCGCAGACGCGCCCGGTCGGCGGCGGGTCGCTGGTCGTCATCCAGGTCTCGTCGACCGCCGGGCCGGTGACGGTCGCCGTCTTCGCGTCCGACTCCGAGGTGCGACGCCAGGTCGAGCAGAAGGCGCTGGTGCTCGGCGGGGCGGGACTCGTGCTGCTCCTCGCCGCCGCGGGCGCCGGTGAGCTGGTGGCGCGCCGCCTGGTGCGGCACCTGACGGCGGCGGCGAGGACCGCGGACCGCCTCGGCGAGGGCGACCTCACCGCCCGGGTGCGGGACGAGGGTCCGGAGGAGGTGCGCCGTGTCGGTGCCGCGCTGAACCGGCTCGCGGGCCGGATCGACGAGCTGCTCGCCGCCGAGCGCGAGACGGTCGCCGACCTGTCGCACCGGCTCCGGACGCCGCTGACCGCCGTACGTCTCGACGTGGAGTCGCTGCCGGACACCGACGACAAGGCGGAGCTCGAGGCGCACCTCGCCCAGCTCGAGCGCACGCTGACCGCGGTGATCCACGCCGCCCGGCGACCGCAGCGCGAGGGGGCCGCGCCGCACTGCGACGCGAGCGCGGTCGCCCGGGACCGGTTCGAGTTCTGGGCGCCGCTCGCGGAGGACCAGGGCCGTGGGGTCACGCTGTCGCTCGCCGCTGGTCCGGTCGAGGTGCGCTGCGCCGAGGCCGACCTCGCCGCCGCCCTCGACGCCCTCCTGGAGAACGCCGTCGCGCACACCGCCGAGGGCACTGCGATCGCCGTGGTGCTCGCCGTCGGTGCCGACGGCACCGTCTCCCTCGACGTCCGCGACCGGGGCCCGGGCATTCCCCCGAGCGCGGTCGGCAGGGGCCGCAGCGACCGGGGGTCGACCGGCCTGGGGCTCGACATCGCGCGCTCCTGCGCCGAGGCATCGGGCGGATCGCTCGAGCTCGCCACGACCGACGGCTGGTCCGTCGTCCGGCTGGTGCTCGGCCGCCCCTGA
- a CDS encoding response regulator transcription factor — MVRILVVEDDDAIRKALSRGLVEHGATVIAVASAVEAIKTLQTERPEAVMLDLGLPDLDGADVLALIRTTSDVPVVIATARDDEREIVRLLDAGADDYLIKPFSAGQAMARIRAVLRRTSPSASADPRVVVGGLVVDPVSRTASVDGQELTLNRKEFDLLLALASRPGEVVSKRQLLAEVWQMPWGGADRTVDVHLSWIRRKLGETAAEPRYLHSVRGVGVKLVDPGAR, encoded by the coding sequence ATGGTCCGGATCCTGGTCGTCGAGGACGACGACGCGATCCGCAAGGCGCTGAGCCGCGGCCTCGTCGAGCACGGCGCGACGGTGATCGCCGTGGCCTCCGCGGTCGAGGCGATCAAGACCCTGCAGACCGAGCGACCCGAGGCCGTGATGCTCGACCTCGGGCTGCCCGACCTGGACGGCGCCGACGTGCTGGCCCTGATCCGCACCACGAGCGACGTGCCCGTCGTGATCGCGACGGCCCGCGACGACGAGCGCGAGATCGTCCGGCTGCTCGACGCCGGGGCGGACGACTACCTGATCAAGCCGTTCTCCGCGGGCCAGGCGATGGCCCGGATCCGTGCCGTGCTCCGGCGTACGTCGCCCTCCGCCTCCGCCGACCCGCGCGTCGTCGTCGGTGGGCTGGTCGTCGACCCGGTCTCGCGTACGGCGAGCGTGGACGGCCAGGAGCTCACCCTCAACCGCAAGGAGTTCGACCTGCTGCTCGCCCTCGCGTCTCGGCCGGGTGAGGTCGTGAGCAAGCGCCAGCTGCTCGCCGAGGTCTGGCAGATGCCCTGGGGCGGCGCCGACCGCACGGTCGACGTCCATCTGTCGTGGATCCGCCGCAAGCTGGGGGAGACCGCCGCCGAACCGCGCTACCTGCACAGCGTGCGAGGCGTCGGGGTGAAGCTCGTCGACCCCGGGGCGCGATGA
- a CDS encoding DUF2231 domain-containing protein: protein MPSDVFGLPVHPLLVHATVVFVPLAVVMVIGAVLVPRFRAWAGPLPAAVSLVALVLTPLSTASGENLEHDLPHNALIERHAELGDQLLFFTIALFVLAAGFWWLTRRATRADRFPGWLATVVGILAIVTAVATGVQVARIGHSGAEAAWSDVGS from the coding sequence ATGCCCTCCGACGTCTTCGGCCTACCGGTGCACCCGCTCCTGGTGCACGCGACCGTCGTGTTCGTGCCGTTGGCGGTCGTGATGGTGATCGGCGCCGTGCTGGTCCCGCGCTTCCGCGCGTGGGCCGGCCCGCTCCCCGCTGCGGTCAGCCTGGTCGCGCTCGTCCTGACCCCGCTGTCGACCGCCAGCGGCGAGAACCTCGAGCACGACCTGCCGCACAACGCGCTGATCGAGCGGCACGCGGAGCTGGGCGACCAGCTGCTGTTCTTCACCATCGCGCTGTTCGTCCTCGCTGCGGGCTTCTGGTGGCTGACGCGGCGCGCCACGAGGGCTGACCGGTTCCCGGGCTGGCTGGCGACGGTCGTGGGGATCCTCGCGATCGTGACCGCCGTGGCGACCGGCGTGCAGGTGGCCCGGATCGGGCACAGCGGCGCCGAGGCGGCCTGGTCCGACGTGGGTTCGTGA
- a CDS encoding ABC transporter permease, which produces MSVGVIAPLRWELRKLRAQYRARAVLVGAVLMPIVVVVVIQGQSRPPKDTLLGRFATENGYALAFLVLGFASQWVLPLLTAIVAGDIFASEDQHGTWKTVLTRSTSRGQLFWAKTLTAAGFAAVVLLVLATSTIVASLLIVGHQPLIGLSGQTIPAAEALRLVAASWASMLPPMLGFTCLAILLSVWSRNPAVGIAAPVVIGMVMQLVGALGGVEAIRPFLLSTPFEAWHGLLTQPRFTGPLLDGLLTSGAWCALSLAVAFVLLRRRDITGG; this is translated from the coding sequence ATGAGCGTCGGTGTGATCGCCCCGCTGCGGTGGGAGCTGCGCAAGCTGCGTGCCCAGTACCGTGCCCGCGCCGTCCTCGTCGGCGCCGTGCTCATGCCGATCGTGGTCGTCGTGGTCATCCAGGGCCAGTCCCGGCCGCCGAAGGACACCCTGCTCGGTCGGTTCGCCACCGAGAACGGGTACGCCCTCGCCTTCCTCGTCCTGGGTTTCGCCTCGCAGTGGGTGCTCCCGCTGCTGACGGCGATCGTGGCCGGGGACATCTTCGCCAGCGAGGACCAGCACGGCACCTGGAAGACCGTGCTCACCCGCTCCACCAGCCGCGGGCAGCTGTTCTGGGCCAAGACCCTGACCGCTGCCGGCTTCGCGGCGGTCGTGCTGCTGGTGCTCGCGACCTCCACCATCGTCGCCAGCCTGCTGATCGTCGGTCACCAGCCGCTGATCGGGCTGTCGGGCCAGACCATCCCGGCGGCCGAGGCGCTCCGGCTCGTGGCCGCCAGCTGGGCCTCGATGCTGCCGCCGATGCTGGGCTTCACCTGCCTGGCGATCCTGCTGTCCGTGTGGTCGCGCAACCCCGCCGTCGGCATCGCGGCTCCGGTCGTGATCGGCATGGTCATGCAGCTCGTCGGGGCTCTTGGCGGCGTCGAGGCGATCCGGCCCTTCCTGCTCAGCACGCCGTTCGAGGCCTGGCACGGCCTGCTCACCCAGCCCCGTTTCACGGGCCCGCTCCTCGACGGTCTGCTGACCAGCGGCGCCTGGTGCGCCCTCTCGCTGGCCGTCGCCTTCGTCCTGCTCCGTCGTCGTGACATCACTGGAGGCTGA
- a CDS encoding ABC transporter ATP-binding protein produces MTDALAVDAVGVTKTFGSVRAVDDISIRVKAGEVYGVLGPNGAGKTTFLRMLFGLIRPDSGTIEVFGRTWAGDGVGVLDGVAGFIESPKFYPYLTGRQNLDGLVLLDGGVRPGLLEEVLELVEMTDRADQKVGGYSYGMRQRLGVAASLLREPRLLVLDEPANGLDPGGIRDMRALVKRLAASGLTVLLSSHHMDEVEEICDNVTIMRTGTVAFHGTIAELRRMAPDPGYRLSTSHDERAIAIARRHPAVTVVADSGGEAGPGLVVTGAQRQVSGYVASIIQADIELLELTPTQTPLEALFFMLTDRPQEESR; encoded by the coding sequence ATGACCGATGCACTGGCAGTCGACGCCGTCGGCGTCACCAAGACGTTCGGCTCCGTGCGGGCCGTGGACGACATCTCGATCCGGGTGAAGGCGGGGGAGGTGTACGGCGTGCTCGGGCCCAACGGCGCCGGCAAGACGACCTTCCTCCGGATGCTCTTCGGGCTGATCCGGCCCGACTCCGGCACGATCGAGGTCTTCGGCCGGACCTGGGCGGGCGACGGGGTGGGCGTCCTCGACGGGGTCGCCGGGTTCATCGAGAGCCCGAAGTTCTACCCGTACCTCACGGGCCGGCAGAACCTCGACGGACTCGTCCTCCTCGACGGCGGCGTCCGACCCGGCCTGCTCGAGGAGGTCCTCGAGCTCGTGGAGATGACCGACCGCGCCGACCAGAAGGTCGGTGGCTACTCGTACGGCATGCGGCAACGACTGGGCGTCGCGGCCAGCCTGCTGCGCGAGCCGCGGCTGCTGGTCCTCGACGAGCCCGCCAACGGCCTGGACCCCGGCGGCATCCGGGACATGCGGGCGCTGGTGAAGCGGCTCGCGGCCAGCGGGCTGACCGTGCTGCTCAGCTCGCACCACATGGACGAGGTCGAGGAGATCTGCGACAACGTCACGATCATGCGGACCGGCACGGTCGCGTTCCACGGCACGATCGCGGAGCTGCGGCGGATGGCGCCCGATCCCGGATACCGCCTCTCGACCTCCCACGACGAGCGAGCGATCGCCATCGCCCGACGGCACCCGGCGGTGACCGTCGTCGCCGACTCCGGGGGTGAGGCCGGCCCGGGGCTGGTGGTGACCGGTGCGCAGCGGCAGGTGTCGGGCTACGTCGCGTCCATCATCCAGGCCGACATCGAGCTGCTCGAGCTCACCCCGACCCAGACGCCGCTGGAGGCGTTGTTCTTCATGCTCACCGACCGCCCCCAGGAGGAGTCGCGATGA